Proteins encoded within one genomic window of Amorphoplanes friuliensis DSM 7358:
- a CDS encoding methyl-accepting chemotaxis protein, whose amino-acid sequence MTTSAPSAAVPGRRGFRDLGTGVKIFTAVAVAALVALTVGVVGLLSLSRASTAADQIYTRNVSGVSAISRVRAEVLKARLDVSNQALALDTATTQKYETAFATAVGDFEKALKDYEQTSDTENPAAVADLQKQWQAYSSIVKTELLPAGATHDIATWEKIRDARVLPIMDRINTTVDDMAAAETAEAAAAAESARQAYRSSVTMSVSVLVAGLLAAILIAVLVTRGIVRSLARIEQVSEALAEGDLTRTSGLTSRDETGRVGQALDAAVARLRETVATINGSASSLAGASEEMSGTARKIAASAEETSAQARAVSTAAEEVSASVGTVSAGGEEMAASIHEISLNASEAARVAADAVAAAAVTSATMNQLGESSTEIGNVVKVITSIAAQTNLLALNATIEAARAGEAGKGFAVVAAEVKDLAQETARATEEISRRVATIQHDAAGAVTAIEGISEVIGRISDFQTTIASAVEEQTATTSEMNRSVAEAASGSGEISNTISGVAEAARLTSEGVAETRHATAELARMSTELTTLVSTFRY is encoded by the coding sequence ATGACCACCAGCGCTCCCTCCGCCGCAGTGCCGGGCCGCCGCGGTTTCCGTGACCTCGGCACCGGGGTGAAGATCTTCACCGCCGTTGCGGTGGCGGCGCTGGTCGCCCTGACCGTCGGTGTGGTGGGGCTGCTCTCGCTGAGCCGGGCGAGCACGGCCGCGGACCAGATCTACACCCGCAACGTCTCCGGCGTGAGCGCGATCAGCCGGGTACGCGCGGAGGTCCTCAAGGCCCGTCTCGACGTGTCGAACCAGGCGCTGGCGCTGGACACCGCGACCACGCAGAAGTACGAGACGGCGTTCGCCACGGCGGTCGGCGACTTCGAGAAGGCGTTGAAGGACTACGAGCAGACCTCGGACACGGAGAACCCGGCGGCGGTCGCGGACCTGCAGAAGCAGTGGCAGGCGTACTCGTCGATCGTCAAGACCGAGCTGCTGCCCGCCGGCGCCACCCACGACATCGCGACGTGGGAGAAGATCCGCGACGCCCGTGTCCTGCCGATCATGGACAGGATCAACACCACGGTCGACGACATGGCCGCAGCCGAGACGGCGGAGGCCGCGGCGGCCGCCGAGTCCGCCCGGCAGGCGTACCGGTCGAGCGTGACGATGTCGGTCTCCGTGCTGGTGGCCGGTCTGCTGGCCGCCATCCTGATCGCTGTCCTGGTCACGCGCGGCATCGTGCGGTCGCTGGCCCGGATCGAGCAGGTGTCCGAGGCCCTCGCCGAGGGTGACCTCACGCGGACCAGCGGGCTGACGTCCCGGGACGAGACCGGCCGTGTCGGCCAGGCCCTCGACGCCGCGGTCGCCCGGCTCCGCGAGACGGTGGCGACCATCAACGGTTCCGCGTCGTCGCTGGCCGGGGCGTCCGAGGAGATGTCCGGCACCGCCCGCAAGATCGCCGCCTCGGCGGAGGAGACGTCGGCGCAGGCCCGGGCCGTGTCCACGGCCGCCGAGGAGGTGTCGGCGAGCGTCGGCACCGTCTCCGCCGGTGGCGAGGAGATGGCCGCGTCGATCCACGAGATCTCCCTCAACGCCTCCGAGGCGGCCCGGGTCGCCGCCGACGCCGTGGCGGCCGCCGCGGTCACCTCGGCGACGATGAACCAGCTCGGCGAGTCCTCGACGGAGATCGGCAACGTGGTCAAGGTGATCACCTCGATCGCCGCGCAGACCAACCTGCTCGCCCTCAACGCGACCATCGAGGCCGCCCGGGCCGGTGAGGCCGGCAAGGGCTTCGCCGTGGTCGCCGCCGAGGTCAAGGATCTGGCCCAGGAGACCGCCCGCGCCACCGAGGAGATCTCCCGCCGCGTCGCCACCATTCAGCACGACGCGGCCGGCGCCGTCACCGCCATCGAGGGCATCAGCGAGGTCATCGGGCGCATCAGCGACTTCCAGACCACCATCGCCTCGGCCGTCGAGGAGCAGACCGCGACGACCTCGGAAATGAACCGCAGCGTCGCCGAGGCGGCCTCCGGCAGCGGCGAGATCTCCAACACCATCAGCGGCGTCGCCGAGGCAGCCCGTCTGACCAGCGAAGGTGTCGCCGAGACCCGCCACGCCACCGCCGAACTGGCCCGCATGTCGACCGAACTCACCACGCTGGTGTCCACCTTCCGCTACTGA
- a CDS encoding helix-turn-helix domain-containing protein, which yields MPKLEQTLPSRLLTSSEGLGWRSIEARTYADPPSAEAFSSSYPRLLLVLVTSGRYRIESRHGRSWRAAAYRPGSVGISAPGNQSELRWRSTGPSPMRSLHLHLDPAVAGKSAFPDALTVRDQFVSAAAGAVARALEAGAPALYADSLAQALVAHLAHRTAQPAPRRPVPALSDTEVRRVTDYMRARLADDISVEDLAAVVNVSKFHFIRTFALTTGVTPFRHLRALRLETAAHLLRTTTLSVARVAAACGYRSAGQFGAAFRSAYGVSPAGFRNSQ from the coding sequence GTGCCGAAGCTCGAGCAGACACTGCCGTCACGGCTGCTGACCTCGAGCGAAGGGCTCGGGTGGCGGTCGATCGAGGCCCGCACGTACGCCGATCCGCCGAGCGCGGAGGCGTTCTCGTCCAGCTATCCGCGGCTGCTGCTGGTGCTGGTGACCAGTGGGCGGTACCGCATCGAGAGCAGGCACGGCCGGTCGTGGCGTGCTGCCGCGTACCGGCCGGGGTCTGTCGGGATCAGTGCCCCGGGCAATCAGAGTGAGTTGCGCTGGCGCAGCACCGGTCCCTCACCGATGCGGTCCCTGCACCTGCATCTTGATCCGGCGGTGGCCGGGAAGTCCGCCTTCCCGGACGCGCTGACGGTGCGGGACCAGTTCGTGAGCGCGGCGGCCGGTGCTGTGGCGCGGGCCCTGGAGGCCGGTGCGCCGGCGCTCTACGCGGATTCGCTCGCGCAGGCGCTGGTCGCCCATCTCGCCCACCGGACGGCCCAGCCCGCGCCCCGCCGGCCCGTTCCTGCCCTGAGCGACACCGAGGTCCGCCGGGTCACTGATTACATGCGGGCCCGGCTCGCCGACGACATCTCGGTCGAGGACCTCGCCGCGGTGGTCAACGTCAGCAAGTTCCACTTCATCCGTACGTTCGCCCTGACGACCGGGGTGACGCCGTTCCGCCACCTGCGGGCGCTGCGGCTGGAGACGGCCGCGCACCTGCTGCGGACGACGACCCTGAGCGTCGCCCGTGTCGCGGCGGCCTGCGGATATCGGAGTGCAGGTCAGTTCGGTGCCGCCTTCCGCAGCGCGTACGGGGTGAGTCCGGCCGGGTTCCGCAATTCGCAGTGA
- a CDS encoding SDR family NAD(P)-dependent oxidoreductase → MGSTIVITGASSGFGAMSARALADAGHTVYAGMRDIAGRNATAAKEFDAYAGTAHSVELDVSDQASVDAGIARIVDESGRLDVVIHNAGHMTLGPVEAFTVEQLASVYDTNVLSTQRVNRAALPHLRRQRAGLLIWVGSSSARGGTPPYLGPYFAAKAAEDALAVSYAAEVSRFGIETSIVVPGSFTTGTNHYAHAGHPEDTATRDAYEEVYPGVMDDLLGKQAALTPPDADPAEVAREITRIVGLPRGERPFRVFIDPAQDGAEEVFRIGDRIRRDFYRAVGYESLLSI, encoded by the coding sequence ATGGGCAGCACGATCGTGATCACCGGTGCGTCGAGCGGCTTCGGCGCGATGTCCGCCCGCGCGCTCGCCGACGCCGGTCACACCGTCTACGCCGGCATGCGCGACATCGCCGGCCGCAACGCCACCGCCGCCAAGGAGTTCGACGCGTACGCCGGGACCGCGCACAGCGTCGAGCTGGACGTGTCCGACCAGGCGTCGGTCGACGCCGGGATCGCCCGCATCGTCGACGAGTCCGGCCGCCTCGACGTGGTGATCCACAACGCCGGTCACATGACCCTCGGCCCGGTCGAGGCGTTCACCGTGGAGCAGCTGGCCTCGGTCTACGACACCAACGTGCTGAGCACCCAGCGGGTCAACCGTGCGGCGCTGCCCCACCTGCGCCGTCAGCGGGCAGGCCTGCTGATCTGGGTCGGCTCCAGCAGTGCCCGCGGTGGCACCCCGCCGTACCTGGGCCCGTACTTCGCCGCGAAGGCCGCCGAGGACGCGCTCGCCGTCAGCTACGCCGCCGAGGTGTCGCGCTTCGGCATCGAGACGTCGATCGTCGTGCCGGGCTCGTTCACCACCGGCACCAACCACTACGCCCACGCCGGTCACCCCGAGGACACCGCGACCCGCGACGCGTACGAGGAGGTCTATCCCGGGGTGATGGACGACCTGCTGGGCAAGCAGGCCGCGCTGACCCCGCCGGACGCCGACCCGGCCGAGGTCGCCCGGGAGATCACGCGGATCGTGGGCCTGCCCCGCGGCGAGCGGCCGTTCCGGGTCTTCATCGACCCGGCCCAGGACGGCGCCGAGGAAGTGTTCCGCATCGGCGACCGCATCCGCCGCGACTTCTACCGCGCCGTCGGGTACGAGTCGCTGCTGTCGATCTAG
- a CDS encoding response regulator transcription factor yields the protein MRVLVVEDEKRLGWSLRVGLEAEGFAVDLAENGIDGLWLARENEYDVIVLDLMLPGLNGYRICSTLREEKDWTPIVMLTAKDGEWDQVEGLDTGADDYLTKPFSFPVLVARLRAVSRRGARERPTQLEAGDIRIDPAARRVRRGDTELDLTAREFSLLLYLARNTGDVVSKRQILDAVWDADFDGDPNIVEVYIRHLRNKVDRPFGREAIQTLRGAGYRLASDGG from the coding sequence ATGCGCGTACTCGTGGTCGAGGACGAAAAACGGCTCGGCTGGTCCCTGCGGGTGGGGCTGGAGGCCGAGGGTTTTGCCGTCGATCTGGCCGAGAACGGCATCGACGGGCTCTGGCTCGCCCGCGAGAACGAGTACGACGTGATCGTGCTCGATCTGATGCTGCCGGGCCTGAACGGCTACCGCATCTGCTCGACGCTGCGCGAGGAGAAGGACTGGACGCCGATCGTGATGCTCACCGCCAAGGACGGCGAGTGGGATCAGGTGGAGGGGCTCGACACCGGCGCCGACGACTATCTGACCAAGCCGTTCTCGTTCCCGGTGCTCGTGGCCCGGCTGCGGGCGGTGTCGCGGCGCGGCGCGCGGGAGCGGCCGACGCAGCTGGAGGCCGGTGACATCCGGATCGATCCGGCCGCGCGGCGGGTCCGGCGGGGTGACACCGAGCTCGATCTGACCGCCCGGGAGTTCTCGCTGCTCCTCTATCTGGCCCGGAACACCGGGGACGTCGTCTCGAAGCGGCAGATCCTCGACGCGGTGTGGGACGCGGACTTCGACGGCGACCCGAACATCGTCGAGGTCTACATCCGGCACCTGCGCAACAAGGTCGACCGCCCGTTCGGCCGCGAGGCGATCCAGACCCTGCGGGGCGCGGGTTACCGGTTGGCGAGCGACGGTGGCTGA
- a CDS encoding TetR/AcrR family transcriptional regulator, which translates to MAHSITTAARRAQIVEAAIDTIVELGYDKASYARITERAGLSSPRLISYHFANKDDLIRQILVDVYTTAARLLGERIAREGTAGERLTAYLEGNVDFLREHPREVAALTAIGPHLRDDEGKPYTSASAQEPDVQALAGLLSEGQRSGEFRDFDTRSMAVLIRGAITAAVQRLHDGLDFDAYRRELVTTFRLATRRDADATG; encoded by the coding sequence ATGGCGCACTCGATCACCACCGCGGCGCGGCGGGCGCAGATCGTGGAGGCGGCGATCGACACGATCGTCGAGCTCGGCTATGACAAGGCTTCCTATGCGCGGATCACCGAGCGGGCCGGGCTGAGCAGCCCGCGGCTGATCTCGTACCACTTCGCCAACAAGGACGATCTGATCCGGCAGATCCTGGTGGACGTCTACACCACTGCGGCCCGCTTGCTGGGGGAGCGGATCGCGCGGGAGGGCACTGCCGGTGAACGGCTCACCGCGTACCTGGAAGGCAATGTGGATTTCCTACGGGAGCATCCGCGGGAGGTGGCTGCTCTCACCGCGATCGGCCCGCATCTGCGGGACGACGAGGGGAAGCCGTACACGTCGGCGAGCGCTCAGGAGCCCGACGTGCAGGCCTTGGCCGGGCTGCTGAGCGAGGGGCAGCGCAGCGGGGAGTTCCGCGACTTCGACACGAGGTCGATGGCAGTCCTGATCCGTGGCGCGATCACGGCAGCGGTGCAACGGCTGCACGACGGCCTGGACTTCGACGCGTACCGGCGGGAGCTCGTCACCACGTTCCGGCTCGCGACCCGGCGGGACGCCGATGCCACCGGATGA
- a CDS encoding SDR family oxidoreductase, whose translation MVASMIETRVAVVLGGSGGIGRAVAERLAGDGMSVMVHYAGNAARADEVVKAITSAGGSAAAARADIADPAQVEQLFTETEQQFGGVDVVVNTAGIMLLSPLTELSLDDFDTMHRTNVRGTFVVSQQAAQRLRRGGALINFSSTVVKLALENYTAYAATKGAVDAMTLILAKELRGRDVTVNAVAPGPTATPLFLDGKPQAVVDHLTAMSPLERLGRPEDIAETVAFLAGPARWVNGQIIYTNGGII comes from the coding sequence ATCGTCGCAAGCATGATCGAGACAAGAGTTGCCGTTGTCCTCGGCGGGAGCGGCGGCATCGGACGTGCCGTCGCCGAACGGCTCGCCGGTGACGGCATGAGCGTGATGGTCCACTACGCCGGGAACGCGGCCCGCGCCGACGAGGTGGTCAAGGCGATCACCTCCGCCGGTGGTTCGGCCGCCGCGGCCCGGGCCGACATCGCCGACCCGGCCCAGGTCGAGCAGTTGTTCACCGAGACCGAGCAGCAGTTCGGCGGTGTCGACGTCGTGGTCAACACCGCCGGGATCATGCTGCTCTCCCCGCTGACCGAGCTGAGCCTCGACGACTTCGACACCATGCACCGCACGAACGTCCGCGGGACGTTCGTGGTCAGCCAGCAGGCGGCCCAGCGGCTGCGGCGCGGTGGCGCACTGATCAACTTCTCGTCGACCGTCGTGAAGCTCGCGCTGGAGAACTACACCGCGTACGCCGCGACCAAGGGCGCCGTCGACGCGATGACGCTGATCCTCGCCAAGGAGCTGCGCGGGCGCGACGTCACCGTCAACGCCGTCGCTCCCGGCCCGACCGCCACCCCGCTCTTCCTCGACGGCAAACCGCAGGCCGTCGTCGACCACCTGACCGCCATGTCACCGCTGGAACGCCTCGGCCGCCCGGAGGACATCGCCGAGACCGTGGCGTTCCTCGCCGGTCCGGCCCGGTGGGTCAACGGGCAGATCATCTACACCAACGGAGGGATCATCTGA
- a CDS encoding sensor histidine kinase — MADGRAGRASVRLRTTAAAVLVVAAALLAGAFTLVLLVRGSLRDGVEATAEQRASDLAAQVETTGLPPQEQADDSDDEDVSWQITDAAGTVVRSSPPLDGDQASVEATEDAADYTITVRASLEEVGDTTSALIPPLLIGLPLLLVLVGGTTWVVVTRALAPVERIRREVEDITGDRLERRVPEPHTRDEIHRLARTMNQMLGRLESSRVRQQRFVADASHELRSPLAGIRQVAEVATAHPGALPEGELAAAVLEESARMQRLVDQLLLLTRADDGAVTRVRQDVDLDDLALAEARRVRRSGLVIDTSGISGARVRGDQLALAQVVRNLVDNAARHATSKVTVSTRSTGGHAELVVEDDGAGIPADQRERVFERFVRLDEARARDAGGSGLGLAIVKEIVAAHDGSVTVSGGARFVVRLPA, encoded by the coding sequence GTGGCTGACGGCCGGGCGGGCCGGGCCTCGGTCCGGCTGCGGACCACAGCCGCGGCCGTCCTCGTGGTCGCCGCCGCCCTGCTGGCGGGAGCCTTCACCCTGGTCCTTCTGGTACGCGGCTCGCTCCGCGACGGCGTGGAAGCCACCGCCGAGCAGCGCGCCTCCGACCTGGCGGCGCAGGTGGAAACCACCGGGCTGCCGCCGCAGGAGCAGGCCGACGACAGCGACGACGAGGACGTCTCGTGGCAGATCACCGACGCCGCCGGCACGGTCGTGCGGTCCTCGCCGCCGCTCGACGGTGACCAGGCCTCGGTCGAGGCGACCGAGGACGCCGCGGACTACACGATCACGGTGCGCGCCTCCCTCGAGGAGGTAGGTGACACCACCTCCGCGCTGATCCCTCCGCTGCTCATCGGCCTGCCCCTGCTCCTCGTCCTGGTCGGCGGTACGACCTGGGTGGTGGTGACGCGAGCACTGGCCCCGGTCGAACGCATCCGGCGCGAGGTCGAGGACATCACCGGTGACCGCCTGGAACGCCGGGTGCCCGAGCCGCACACCCGCGACGAGATCCACCGGCTGGCCCGGACCATGAACCAGATGCTGGGCCGGCTGGAAAGCTCACGCGTCCGGCAGCAGCGGTTCGTTGCGGACGCCTCCCACGAGCTGCGTTCACCCCTGGCCGGCATCCGTCAGGTCGCCGAGGTCGCCACCGCCCATCCCGGCGCCCTGCCCGAGGGCGAGCTGGCCGCCGCGGTGCTGGAGGAGTCCGCGCGCATGCAACGGCTCGTCGATCAGCTGTTGCTGCTCACCCGGGCCGACGACGGTGCTGTCACCCGCGTACGTCAGGACGTCGACCTCGACGACCTGGCCCTGGCCGAGGCCCGCCGGGTCCGCCGGTCCGGCCTGGTGATCGACACCTCCGGGATCAGCGGCGCCCGCGTACGCGGTGACCAGCTCGCCCTCGCCCAGGTGGTCCGCAACCTCGTCGACAACGCCGCCCGGCACGCCACGAGCAAGGTGACCGTCTCGACGCGCAGCACCGGCGGCCACGCCGAGCTCGTCGTCGAGGACGACGGCGCCGGCATCCCCGCCGACCAGCGCGAACGGGTCTTCGAACGGTTCGTCCGGCTGGACGAGGCCCGGGCCCGTGATGCCGGTGGCAGCGGTCTCGGCCTGGCCATCGTCAAGGAGATCGTTGCTGCTCACGACGGCAGTGTCACCGTCTCCGGGGGCGCGCGGTTCGTGGTCCGGCTGCCCGCCTGA
- a CDS encoding VC0807 family protein, with amino-acid sequence MALLSGFVLPVGLYYLLRTLGVGPLLALLAGGVPTLVRIVLTGVRERAIDRISVFTLSLLVAGALASLLTGSPRWLLAKGGVFTGIIGVWLLWSLRGRTIAFEGILGFQRTAAAVEAWEANWRDSPEFRHVMRAVTVIWGAGFLVEAVVRIVLAYTLPVDVVPVVTSVQFLVLIVLMLWIGPRYGRGYMSRRGLTTGPDGIRTVSS; translated from the coding sequence GTGGCGCTGCTGAGTGGCTTCGTGCTGCCCGTGGGGCTCTACTACCTGCTTCGTACGCTCGGGGTCGGCCCTCTGCTCGCCCTGCTGGCCGGCGGTGTCCCGACCCTCGTGCGGATCGTCCTCACCGGTGTCCGGGAGCGGGCGATCGACAGGATCTCGGTCTTCACCCTGAGCCTGCTCGTTGCCGGAGCGCTCGCCTCGCTCCTCACCGGCAGTCCCCGGTGGCTGCTGGCGAAGGGCGGTGTCTTCACCGGCATCATCGGCGTCTGGCTGCTGTGGTCGTTGCGGGGGCGCACGATCGCCTTCGAGGGCATTCTCGGCTTCCAGCGCACCGCCGCGGCGGTCGAGGCGTGGGAGGCCAACTGGCGGGACTCGCCGGAGTTCCGCCACGTGATGCGGGCCGTCACCGTCATCTGGGGTGCCGGGTTCCTGGTCGAGGCGGTCGTCCGGATCGTGCTGGCGTACACCCTGCCGGTCGATGTCGTGCCGGTGGTGACCTCCGTTCAGTTCCTCGTGCTCATCGTCCTGATGCTGTGGATCGGACCGCGGTACGGGCGCGGGTACATGAGCCGCCGGGGCCTGACGACAGGTCCCGACGGCATCCGTACCGTCTCGTCGTAG
- a CDS encoding putative quinol monooxygenase — MFALVVRFDCRDEAAAVRFDELTAVAVREITELEPGTLVYATSVVDGEPLARVFYEVYRDRDAFRAHEEADHVRRFHALKDPLLTGTRVEFLTPGAAKGLP; from the coding sequence ATGTTCGCGTTAGTGGTGCGGTTCGACTGCCGGGACGAGGCCGCCGCGGTGCGGTTCGACGAGCTCACGGCGGTGGCCGTCCGTGAGATCACCGAGCTGGAGCCGGGCACCCTTGTCTATGCGACCTCGGTCGTGGACGGCGAGCCGCTCGCCCGGGTCTTCTACGAGGTATACCGGGACCGGGACGCCTTCCGGGCGCACGAGGAGGCCGACCATGTGCGGCGCTTCCACGCGCTCAAGGATCCGCTGCTGACGGGCACCCGGGTCGAGTTCCTGACGCCGGGTGCCGCCAAGGGTCTGCCCTGA
- a CDS encoding prolyl oligopeptidase family serine peptidase: MASTLSRRTVLAVGAGAAAGLTLPGVAAQAGGHSATRVGFTLDAEVLDGGEQVTSITLDTSRLGRIDPASLTTGTFTVHAKATSPIPIAPGDAIYSEYDLDRVVTAARLDRRGNIVLELSHGEGQTGGGTLGYIASRGRNVQLNLVYTVTQNAPIVLRHGRPVTIRNFVQGRLSNPEVDAFSYHVSGSGMKYRLYSPGRSHKRPLIVWLHGGGEGASLPDNYYDNETTLRANRGALGFATPEAQRIFAGALVVAPQSTSYWMEDGPRFAPLIREIVRDVARRHHVDQDRIYVAGCSNGGYMSLEMTNLYPDLFAASVPVCGVVASLQPGGGRLITDAELTQIRTPTWLVTSRDDTTVPPEPNTIHAHDLIPGSLMSLYDHVVWNGYQFPGHWSWIYLARNDPKINGTSVWQWMARQRR, from the coding sequence ATGGCCTCGACCCTCAGCCGTCGCACCGTTCTGGCCGTCGGCGCGGGTGCCGCCGCCGGGCTGACCCTCCCGGGCGTCGCCGCTCAGGCCGGTGGTCATTCGGCCACCCGCGTGGGTTTCACCCTCGACGCCGAGGTGCTCGACGGCGGTGAGCAGGTCACCTCGATCACCCTCGACACGTCCCGGCTCGGCCGGATCGACCCGGCGAGCCTGACCACCGGCACCTTCACCGTGCACGCCAAGGCCACGAGCCCGATCCCGATCGCGCCCGGTGACGCCATCTACAGCGAGTACGACCTCGACCGCGTGGTGACCGCCGCCCGGCTCGACCGGCGCGGCAACATCGTGCTCGAGCTCAGCCACGGCGAGGGCCAGACCGGCGGGGGCACGCTCGGCTACATCGCCAGCCGGGGCCGCAACGTCCAGCTCAACCTCGTCTACACCGTCACGCAGAACGCCCCGATCGTCCTGCGGCACGGCCGCCCGGTCACGATCAGGAATTTTGTGCAGGGCCGGCTGTCCAACCCCGAGGTGGACGCGTTCAGCTACCACGTCTCGGGGTCGGGCATGAAATACCGGCTCTACTCCCCCGGGCGCAGCCACAAGCGGCCCCTGATCGTGTGGCTGCACGGTGGTGGTGAGGGCGCCTCGCTGCCCGACAACTACTACGACAACGAGACCACGCTGCGAGCCAACCGCGGTGCGCTCGGCTTCGCCACCCCGGAGGCCCAGCGGATCTTCGCGGGCGCCCTCGTCGTGGCCCCGCAGAGCACCTCGTACTGGATGGAGGACGGTCCCCGCTTCGCCCCGCTGATCCGCGAGATCGTCCGCGACGTCGCGCGGCGGCACCACGTCGACCAGGACCGGATCTACGTCGCCGGGTGCAGCAACGGCGGCTACATGAGCCTGGAGATGACCAACCTCTACCCGGACCTCTTCGCCGCGTCCGTACCCGTCTGCGGGGTGGTCGCTTCCCTCCAGCCCGGCGGCGGCAGGCTGATCACCGACGCCGAGCTGACGCAGATCCGCACACCCACCTGGCTGGTCACCTCACGCGACGACACGACGGTGCCGCCGGAGCCCAACACGATCCACGCGCACGACCTGATTCCCGGCTCGCTGATGTCGCTCTACGACCACGTCGTCTGGAACGGCTACCAGTTCCCCGGCCACTGGTCCTGGATCTACCTCGCCCGCAACGACCCGAAGATCAACGGCACCAGCGTCTGGCAGTGGATGGCCCGTCAACGGCGTTGA
- a CDS encoding alpha/beta hydrolase family protein: MVSLTRRELALAALAVAATLPSSPASAAPATARLRLPRPTGPHPLGTVQMQLPGPEQRPLMVSVWYPARHVAGFPRARWLSAAVLPALLESAGFAADVAVSPLTAGHLGAPAAPGRFPVVLYSHGAHDHRADTTVIVQELASHGYAVVTVDHTDDAYSQLSDGQVIVPSEDRPMGPQDFADDVRSVLDQLGHLTLPAGLGRALDLHRIGMFGWSKGGTATARLMVQDRRIRAGLSLDAPMLPPLPADLDRPFLLITAENTRAAEPAVAEFWSHLRGWRRNIQADGAIHSSYMDYQVLIPQLAEAANLTDEELRSWIGTLDPVRAVRIQQAYPLAFFDLHLRHRRGHLLDGPSPAFPEVTFLP; the protein is encoded by the coding sequence ATGGTTTCCCTGACCCGTCGCGAACTGGCTCTGGCCGCACTGGCCGTTGCGGCGACCCTGCCGAGCAGTCCGGCATCGGCCGCACCGGCCACCGCGCGGCTCCGGCTACCGCGGCCCACCGGCCCGCACCCCTTGGGCACCGTGCAGATGCAGCTGCCCGGTCCGGAACAGCGCCCACTGATGGTCAGCGTCTGGTACCCGGCCCGGCACGTCGCCGGCTTCCCGCGGGCCCGCTGGCTGTCCGCCGCGGTCCTGCCGGCCCTGCTCGAGTCGGCCGGGTTCGCGGCCGACGTGGCCGTGTCACCTCTGACGGCCGGCCACCTGGGCGCCCCCGCGGCGCCGGGACGCTTCCCCGTCGTCCTCTACTCGCACGGCGCCCACGACCACCGCGCCGACACCACCGTCATCGTGCAAGAGCTGGCCAGCCACGGGTACGCCGTGGTCACGGTGGATCACACGGACGACGCCTACAGCCAGTTGAGCGACGGACAGGTCATCGTCCCGAGCGAGGACCGCCCGATGGGGCCGCAGGACTTCGCCGACGACGTCCGCTCGGTCCTCGACCAGCTCGGGCACCTGACCCTTCCGGCCGGCCTGGGCCGCGCGCTCGACCTGCACCGCATCGGCATGTTCGGCTGGTCCAAGGGCGGCACGGCAACCGCGCGCCTGATGGTCCAGGACCGCCGCATCAGAGCCGGCCTGAGCCTCGACGCCCCGATGCTGCCGCCGCTCCCCGCCGACCTCGATCGGCCGTTCCTGCTGATCACGGCGGAGAACACCCGCGCCGCGGAACCCGCCGTCGCCGAGTTCTGGTCCCACCTGCGCGGCTGGCGCCGAAACATCCAGGCCGACGGCGCGATCCACTCCTCGTACATGGACTACCAGGTGCTGATCCCCCAGCTCGCGGAGGCCGCGAACCTCACCGACGAAGAGCTCCGCAGCTGGATCGGCACCCTCGACCCGGTCCGCGCGGTCCGCATCCAGCAGGCGTACCCGCTCGCCTTCTTCGACCTCCACCTCCGCCACCGCCGCGGCCACCTCCTCGACGGCCCGAGCCCGGCCTTCCCGGAGGTCACATTCCTTCCCTGA